The Candidatus Anoxymicrobium japonicum genome has a window encoding:
- a CDS encoding sugar kinase, which yields MGVLAVGSVALDSVKTPFGNIEDALGGSATFFSIAASYFTDVSIVAVAGSDFPAEHMELFKSCGIDTTGLTVEDGETFRWSGVYGYDLNDRETIDTRLNVFERFCPVLPESGVNSEFLFLANIDPDLQNFVLKQVTAPRLVACDTMNFWIEGKKAALLDIMKRVDMMILNDYECRELAGEPNLITASRAILGMGPSTAIVKKGEHGVLMTTSKDFFSAPAYPCESVFDPTGAGDSFAGGFMGHLAATGDTSAQNIRRAVIYGTVMASFCVERFSVGGMTGLNRSDIERRFHTLKQLSHFEP from the coding sequence ATGGGAGTGCTCGCAGTCGGCTCAGTGGCGCTCGACAGCGTCAAGACCCCTTTCGGTAATATCGAGGACGCGCTTGGCGGATCCGCCACCTTTTTCTCTATTGCGGCGTCCTATTTCACAGACGTTTCAATAGTCGCCGTCGCGGGCAGCGACTTCCCCGCGGAGCACATGGAATTGTTTAAATCCTGTGGCATAGACACGACGGGGCTTACCGTCGAAGACGGGGAAACCTTTCGCTGGTCCGGTGTGTACGGTTACGACCTGAACGACCGCGAAACCATCGATACCCGGCTCAACGTGTTCGAACGGTTTTGCCCTGTCCTCCCTGAGAGCGGGGTGAACAGCGAGTTTCTTTTCCTGGCCAACATCGACCCGGATCTTCAGAATTTTGTGCTGAAGCAGGTGACAGCTCCGCGCCTGGTGGCGTGTGATACCATGAATTTCTGGATCGAGGGGAAGAAAGCGGCGCTGCTCGATATCATGAAGCGCGTTGACATGATGATACTGAACGACTACGAATGCAGAGAGCTCGCCGGGGAGCCGAACCTGATCACAGCGTCGCGTGCGATCCTCGGAATGGGCCCATCTACCGCCATCGTCAAGAAAGGCGAGCACGGGGTGTTGATGACTACTTCAAAAGATTTCTTCAGCGCTCCGGCGTATCCCTGTGAGTCGGTTTTCGACCCGACCGGCGCGGGCGATTCGTTCGCCGGCGGGTTCATGGGTCACCTCGCCGCCACCGGCGACACTTCCGCGCAGAACATCAGACGCGCCGTGATCTATGGAACGGTCATGGCATCATTCTGTGTCGAGCGATTTAGTGTCGGCGGCATGACAGGGCTCAACCGCTCCGATATCGAGCGACGCTTTCACACGCTGAAACAGCTCTCCCACTTCGAGCCGTAA